The following coding sequences are from one Leptolyngbya sp. NIES-3755 window:
- a CDS encoding hypothetical protein (conserved hypothetical protein;~similar to AA sequence:cyanobase_aa:LBDG_48760): MPQTINGAPNYLEPSRATAAQPSTNSYGLMPAPVQVDTYADRLMDDLFEDVEDLLSGSVPPPEPIRVKPQPSIDLPLQTAAPLVFKPVAQPQLPQWSSPAPEAAIASKRVKSKSYAFQKFLAIVFGLSALSAASVWLIQRGTMQRFFALAAKEPTVIATAPKVAPVDTTPQFAQYMKRSLENIDRRANNPKATTVALNRNLPSIPIAGNSRSTNPSDRTPVVINVPSVSTPNPVVTAVSKNPQELNQVLTRLSSVLERLSINPTSRSQPVSAPIAIQPAQATSSEPQRTLRGIAIATDPTQSAILFEMNGVTQRYYIGESIGSSGWSVVDISNNYVSIRRNGEVRTISIGQKL, encoded by the coding sequence ATGCCTCAAACCATCAACGGCGCACCGAATTATCTCGAACCCTCACGGGCGACTGCTGCACAGCCATCAACAAATTCCTATGGGCTGATGCCAGCACCTGTCCAGGTCGATACCTACGCCGATCGATTAATGGATGACTTGTTTGAGGATGTGGAAGACCTCTTATCGGGCAGCGTTCCCCCACCTGAACCGATTCGAGTCAAGCCCCAACCCTCGATCGATCTTCCACTTCAAACGGCTGCACCACTCGTGTTTAAACCTGTGGCTCAACCCCAGTTACCTCAGTGGAGTTCGCCTGCTCCTGAAGCTGCGATCGCATCGAAACGAGTTAAATCCAAAAGTTACGCTTTTCAAAAGTTCCTGGCGATCGTCTTCGGTCTTTCTGCGCTGTCTGCCGCGTCTGTGTGGCTGATTCAGCGAGGAACCATGCAAAGATTTTTTGCTCTAGCTGCGAAAGAACCGACCGTCATTGCGACTGCCCCCAAAGTGGCTCCGGTCGATACGACTCCCCAGTTCGCTCAATATATGAAGCGATCGCTGGAGAACATCGATCGTAGAGCCAACAATCCGAAAGCGACAACGGTTGCTCTCAATCGCAATCTCCCAAGTATTCCGATCGCGGGTAATTCTCGATCGACGAATCCTTCTGACAGAACGCCAGTCGTGATCAATGTTCCGTCTGTTTCCACTCCGAATCCTGTTGTCACCGCAGTGAGTAAGAACCCGCAAGAACTGAATCAAGTTCTCACGCGCTTATCCTCTGTGCTGGAACGATTGTCGATTAATCCGACTTCTCGATCGCAACCTGTGAGTGCACCGATCGCGATTCAACCTGCTCAAGCCACCTCGTCTGAACCTCAGCGAACCTTGAGAGGAATTGCGATCGCGACTGATCCGACTCAATCCGCGATTCTGTTTGAAATGAATGGTGTCACGCAGCGGTACTACATCGGAGAAAGTATCGGATCGAGCGGTTGGAGTGTCGTGGATATTTCCAACAACTACGTCAGCATTCGGCGAAATGGCGAGGTGCGGACGATCTCGATCGGTCAAAAACTCTAA
- a CDS encoding hypothetical protein (hypothetical protein FJSC11DRAFT_0604;~similar to AA sequence:cyanobase_aa:LBDG_48750) → MGLFDDLGRFLETRLDEFLKNNPQLELQALEEKLYEQEQETRRLLADLRLREKTVESEILTTAQDIQRWHVRIEKARSAGRLDLSEPAEAHEASLLREGNQKWGQMQLLKERIQQTEELQRKIQIRRQEVQAELKQVKAAQAAQAEKRWAVDGWNQSSFSSADKATDPLEQKFQQWETQEELNEMKRKMGR, encoded by the coding sequence ATGGGACTGTTCGACGATTTAGGACGCTTTTTGGAGACGCGGCTTGATGAATTTCTCAAGAACAATCCGCAGCTTGAACTTCAGGCACTAGAAGAAAAGTTGTACGAGCAAGAACAGGAAACGCGCCGACTGTTGGCAGATTTGCGGCTGCGGGAAAAGACAGTCGAATCTGAGATTTTAACGACTGCACAAGACATCCAACGCTGGCACGTTCGGATTGAAAAAGCTCGATCGGCAGGACGACTCGATTTATCCGAACCTGCGGAAGCGCATGAGGCTTCTCTCCTGCGTGAAGGGAACCAGAAATGGGGACAAATGCAGCTTCTCAAAGAGCGAATTCAACAAACGGAAGAACTCCAGCGCAAGATCCAAATTCGTCGCCAAGAAGTGCAGGCTGAATTGAAACAAGTGAAAGCAGCACAGGCAGCACAGGCAGAGAAACGTTGGGCGGTTGATGGCTGGAATCAGAGTAGTTTTAGCAGTGCCGATAAAGCGACTGATCCTCTAGAGCAGAAATTCCAGCAGTGGGAAACTCAGGAAGAATTGAATGAAATGAAGCGCAAAATGGGCAGGTAG
- a CDS encoding hypothetical protein (conserved hypothetical protein;~similar to AA sequence:cyanobase_aa:LBDG_48740), whose translation MVLLDLGQGIFMTYCLGILTKTGLVMAADSRTNAGVDYISTYRKLFDFSIENDRAIFLCTSGNLSITQSVLTMMQQAIQAKSDISLHTLPSLYEIARYIGSTMRHVQDENRPWLEKDGIDYQSTILLGGQIRGEEPELYMIYSQGNFIQASKEKPFLQIGEAKYGKPILDRVLSFETPIESAAKCALLSIDSTMISNISVGPPINLVMYETNSFKVHYHLCLDIDAPYLTQIRKQWGKCLNEAFAEMPNVDWEHYLSDNR comes from the coding sequence GTGGTGCTGCTAGATCTTGGACAGGGAATTTTTATGACTTATTGCCTTGGGATTTTGACAAAAACAGGATTAGTCATGGCAGCCGACTCGCGGACGAATGCGGGAGTGGATTATATTTCGACCTATCGAAAATTATTTGATTTTTCTATTGAGAACGATCGAGCAATCTTTCTCTGCACGTCCGGGAATCTCTCGATTACTCAATCGGTTCTGACGATGATGCAGCAAGCGATTCAGGCAAAATCAGACATTAGTTTGCACACGCTACCGAGTCTCTATGAGATTGCTCGATACATAGGCAGTACAATGCGGCACGTGCAAGATGAGAATCGTCCTTGGCTCGAAAAAGATGGAATTGACTATCAATCAACCATTCTACTAGGTGGACAAATTCGAGGCGAAGAACCAGAACTTTATATGATTTACAGTCAAGGTAACTTTATTCAAGCTTCTAAAGAAAAGCCGTTTTTGCAGATTGGGGAAGCGAAGTATGGCAAGCCGATTCTCGATCGAGTTTTATCGTTTGAGACACCCATTGAATCTGCTGCCAAATGCGCCTTGTTGTCGATCGATTCCACGATGATTTCTAACATTTCGGTGGGTCCTCCGATCAATCTTGTAATGTACGAAACCAACAGCTTTAAAGTGCACTATCACCTCTGTTTAGACATTGATGCACCTTATCTCACTCAAATTCGCAAACAGTGGGGAAAGTGTTTGAACGAAGCTTTTGCAGAGATGCCGAATGTGGATTGGGAGCATTATTTATCGGACAATCGCTGA
- a CDS encoding transglutaminase domain protein (similar to AA sequence:cyanobase_aa:LBDG_50900), translating into MLYQISHTTTYTYSDPVTLQPHLIRLRPRSDSWQTLSMFSLQVTPIPIAQSEITDLDGNTFIKVWFSPELTASLNIQVLSQTITHQSNPFNYLMEPWSIELPIDYPTSLFKQLQPYLESNDSIALQLGYEIAERSQNNVLQFLNELTQQIYTSCEYLVRETGNPYPSGLTWTQKKGSCRDLTVLFIEVCRSMGLAARFVSGYQEGDPDQSDRHLHAWAEVYLPGAGWRGYDPTHGLVVSDRHIALAASAIPEYAAPVVGKVTRSGGVRSTMNYHLQIQRLSDK; encoded by the coding sequence GTGCTGTATCAAATCTCTCACACTACAACTTACACTTACAGCGATCCGGTCACATTACAGCCGCATCTGATTCGATTGCGCCCTCGATCAGATAGTTGGCAAACACTCAGCATGTTTTCGCTGCAAGTCACTCCAATCCCGATCGCACAATCCGAAATTACTGATCTTGATGGCAATACCTTTATTAAAGTCTGGTTTTCACCAGAGCTAACCGCATCACTCAATATTCAAGTACTTTCTCAAACGATTACACATCAATCGAATCCGTTTAACTATCTCATGGAACCTTGGTCGATCGAACTTCCGATCGATTACCCGACCTCACTATTCAAACAACTCCAGCCGTATTTGGAATCAAACGATAGTATTGCTCTACAGCTTGGTTACGAGATAGCAGAACGATCGCAAAACAATGTGCTGCAATTTCTCAATGAACTGACTCAACAAATTTATACAAGCTGTGAGTATCTAGTTCGAGAAACTGGAAATCCATATCCGTCTGGGCTGACCTGGACACAGAAAAAAGGATCGTGTCGAGATTTGACCGTGTTATTTATCGAAGTTTGTCGATCGATGGGGCTTGCAGCGAGATTTGTCAGTGGCTATCAAGAAGGCGATCCAGACCAGAGCGATCGACATCTTCATGCCTGGGCGGAGGTGTATTTGCCGGGTGCAGGATGGCGCGGATATGATCCGACACATGGATTAGTCGTGAGCGATCGACATATTGCTTTAGCGGCGAGTGCGATTCCAGAGTATGCGGCTCCGGTTGTGGGCAAAGTGACTCGATCGGGCGGAGTACGATCGACAATGAACTATCACTTACAGATTCAGCGATTGTCCGATAAATAA
- a CDS encoding hypothetical protein (hypothetical protein N9414_07264;~similar to AA sequence:cyanobase_aa:LBDG_45570) → MRRDPIFYQMFQRSPTLLFDLIGERPANAIDYRFDSVGVKEPKFEIDGVFLPPESEPGTVYFCEVQFQKDPELYERLFGESLLYFYRNSARFSDWQAVVIYPSRSTEQDKVYPHRSMLNGEQVHRIYLNELGDIRSLPVMVAAAVLTITDEAETPDRARELIQRTEQENYSSRERANLIDVVTSIITYKFTNLSQGEIRRMLGLDFNQEPRAIREAKEEEAIALVTRQLNRKLRQELSQEMRSRLSSLPLATLEDLSEALLDFTSLSDLEQWLAEHR, encoded by the coding sequence ATGCGACGTGATCCAATTTTTTATCAAATGTTCCAACGCTCTCCGACTTTGCTATTCGACCTGATTGGAGAACGTCCCGCGAATGCGATCGACTATCGCTTTGATTCGGTCGGAGTCAAAGAACCCAAATTCGAGATTGATGGGGTGTTCCTGCCACCAGAATCAGAACCAGGGACGGTCTATTTCTGTGAAGTTCAGTTTCAGAAAGACCCAGAACTCTACGAACGATTATTCGGGGAATCATTGTTGTACTTCTATCGCAACAGTGCTCGATTTTCAGATTGGCAAGCGGTGGTCATTTATCCATCTCGCAGCACAGAACAGGACAAAGTTTATCCGCATCGATCAATGCTAAATGGCGAACAAGTCCATCGGATTTACCTGAATGAGTTAGGAGATATTCGCTCTTTGCCCGTTATGGTTGCCGCCGCAGTCCTGACAATCACAGATGAAGCAGAAACCCCCGATCGAGCAAGAGAATTGATCCAACGAACCGAACAAGAGAATTATTCATCGAGAGAAAGGGCAAACCTCATTGATGTCGTCACCTCTATAATTACGTATAAGTTCACTAACCTAAGTCAAGGGGAGATTCGGAGAATGTTAGGACTCGATTTCAATCAAGAGCCACGTGCCATTCGGGAAGCGAAAGAAGAAGAAGCGATCGCACTTGTCACCCGACAATTAAACCGCAAACTCAGACAGGAACTTTCTCAGGAAATGCGATCACGTCTCTCCTCTCTCCCGCTCGCAACCCTCGAAGATCTCAGCGAAGCACTACTCGATTTCACAAGCCTGTCTGATCTAGAACAGTGGTTAGCGGAACACCGATAG
- a CDS encoding hypothetical protein (similar to AA sequence:cyanobase_aa:LBDG_36880): MNPNKGRVLISLALMVSGIVGVAVAMSQSPRGISLLQNPLQAPPAKTQPTVKSTPKPVAQESRSQEIAEQLEHSNAAKLLKELTQGADAKVQDSKSAIEGFIQQKTNEQQDYLKQLVIDALREAVTGEVTQQSTAISQEFKGVKLTPEQMTEIQQARREMQTQIVQQLQNNPQLIQQLQADLQAGRLDQTLSQPLSNYRETIAQILTPQQQQKWQKNFDKAINR; the protein is encoded by the coding sequence ATGAATCCGAACAAAGGTAGGGTGCTGATTTCGTTGGCGTTGATGGTGTCTGGAATCGTTGGGGTGGCAGTTGCAATGAGTCAATCCCCGCGTGGAATTTCACTGCTTCAAAATCCGCTTCAAGCTCCGCCTGCTAAGACTCAACCCACTGTAAAATCAACTCCGAAACCTGTGGCTCAAGAAAGTCGATCGCAAGAAATCGCTGAACAATTAGAACACTCTAACGCGGCGAAATTGCTTAAAGAGCTTACCCAAGGAGCAGATGCGAAAGTTCAAGACTCGAAAAGCGCGATCGAAGGTTTTATCCAACAAAAAACCAATGAACAACAAGACTATCTCAAGCAACTTGTGATTGATGCGCTTCGTGAAGCGGTGACTGGAGAAGTGACACAACAATCAACAGCGATCTCACAAGAGTTCAAAGGCGTTAAACTCACTCCAGAGCAAATGACAGAGATTCAACAGGCAAGACGGGAAATGCAGACTCAGATTGTTCAACAGTTACAGAACAATCCGCAATTGATTCAACAACTTCAAGCCGATTTGCAGGCAGGACGATTGGATCAAACCTTGTCGCAACCTTTAAGCAACTATAGAGAAACGATCGCACAAATTCTCACGCCACAACAACAGCAGAAATGGCAAAAGAACTTTGATAAAGCCATCAATCGTTAA
- a CDS encoding ABC transporter (similar to AA sequence:cyanobase_aa:LBDG_36870) — translation MLDSILLQLDTVSKRFSEIPVVDAVSLKLRQGELLSLLGASGCGKTTLLRLIAGFERPQSGRIELAGQEVASPNRWLPPEQRDIGMVFQDYALFPHLTVAQNVGFGLKKSRRKQSGYPGQQVKKMISDAIAQVGLAGFEKRYPHELSGGQQQRVALARALAPQPALILLDEPLSNLDVQVRSHLRQEIRSILKTTGATAIFVTHDQEEALSISDRVAVMNQGKLEQLATPETLYNEPATRFVAEFVTQGNFLPATYDGKGWKTAIGTLILNQDYPISDHADLMIRQQDIRLEPDEKSSIVVVDRAFLGRDHRYTIQTSSGDQLQVLSTMKPALTIGTRVKVRVNLATVRVFFND, via the coding sequence ATGCTCGACTCTATTCTCCTGCAACTCGACACCGTTTCAAAGCGATTTTCTGAGATTCCTGTGGTGGATGCAGTCTCGCTAAAACTTCGTCAGGGTGAGCTTTTGAGTCTACTAGGTGCTTCGGGCTGCGGAAAAACGACATTATTGAGACTGATTGCCGGATTCGAGCGACCGCAATCAGGACGAATCGAGCTTGCAGGTCAAGAAGTGGCAAGTCCAAATCGATGGCTACCACCAGAACAGCGCGATATTGGTATGGTGTTTCAAGATTACGCACTGTTCCCGCATCTAACCGTGGCGCAGAATGTGGGATTTGGCTTGAAAAAGTCGCGTCGGAAACAATCCGGTTATCCGGGTCAACAAGTAAAAAAAATGATTTCTGACGCGATCGCACAAGTTGGATTAGCCGGATTTGAAAAACGCTATCCCCACGAACTTTCTGGAGGACAGCAACAACGAGTCGCCCTCGCGAGAGCTTTAGCGCCACAACCTGCATTAATCCTGCTCGATGAACCGTTGAGCAATTTAGATGTACAAGTACGATCGCATCTTCGCCAAGAAATCCGATCGATTCTCAAAACAACCGGAGCAACGGCAATTTTCGTCACACACGATCAAGAGGAAGCTTTGTCTATTTCCGATCGTGTTGCAGTGATGAACCAAGGCAAACTGGAACAATTAGCGACCCCAGAAACGCTCTATAACGAGCCTGCGACGAGATTTGTGGCTGAGTTTGTCACACAAGGGAATTTCCTACCTGCAACTTACGATGGCAAAGGATGGAAAACAGCGATCGGCACTTTAATTTTGAACCAGGACTATCCAATTTCTGATCATGCAGATCTGATGATTCGACAGCAAGATATTCGATTAGAACCCGATGAAAAAAGCTCGATCGTAGTGGTCGATCGAGCTTTTCTCGGACGGGATCATCGATATACTATTCAAACCAGTTCAGGCGATCAATTACAAGTCTTGAGCACAATGAAGCCCGCTTTAACCATTGGAACACGAGTGAAAGTGAGAGTGAACCTAGCAACGGTGCGAGTGTTCTTTAACGATTGA
- a CDS encoding binding-protein-dependent transporters inner membrane component (similar to AA sequence:cyanobase_aa:LBDG_36860), which yields MQLTQGKIAFSGWTIVVIAIAGLVALPIIAVLSGLFADARSVWQHLAETVLSDYVTNSLLLMFWVGLGVTVIGTGTAWLVTICRFPGSRILTWALLLPLAAPAYILAYVYTDMLDFFGIVQTSLRSTFGWKTVQDYWFPNVRSLWGAALMLVLVLYPYVYLLARSAFLSQSVCTLEASRSLGCSPWQSFRKVALPLARPAIVAGLSLALMETLNDYATVQFFEVNTFTTGIYRTWFGMGERLAATQLSAFLLIFIVALILLEQFSRGRGKYYQSSSSQAIQKYSLQGLAAIAAFLFCMVPLLLGFFVPGAFLLNLTLENWEEVFDQRFWTFASNSLTVSGLAALVAVVVGIILAYGLRLNRSLTMRVAAYIASMGYAVPGSVIAVGILVPFGLFDNTIDSWMRSTFNLSTGLLLSGTIFALIFAYLVRFLALSFNSIESSLTNIKPSLDDASRSLGFGATNTLFRIHIPLLWKGVLAAAILVFVDVMKELSATLIIRPFNFDTLAVHVYNLASDERLAEASGSALAIVLVGLIPVILLSWQMEKPE from the coding sequence ATGCAGCTTACCCAAGGAAAAATAGCATTCAGTGGTTGGACGATCGTGGTGATTGCGATCGCAGGTTTGGTCGCGCTGCCGATCATTGCCGTGTTGAGTGGATTGTTTGCAGATGCTCGATCGGTCTGGCAACATTTAGCCGAAACAGTGTTATCAGATTACGTGACTAATTCGTTGCTTTTAATGTTCTGGGTTGGATTGGGTGTCACTGTGATTGGCACTGGAACAGCTTGGTTAGTGACAATATGCCGTTTTCCAGGAAGCCGAATTTTAACCTGGGCATTGTTGTTACCGTTGGCTGCACCCGCTTATATCTTGGCGTATGTCTATACAGACATGCTGGATTTCTTTGGGATCGTGCAGACGAGTTTGCGATCGACCTTCGGTTGGAAAACAGTGCAGGATTATTGGTTTCCGAATGTGCGATCGCTTTGGGGTGCAGCATTAATGTTAGTTTTGGTGCTGTATCCGTATGTGTATTTGTTAGCGCGATCGGCATTCTTGTCTCAATCAGTTTGTACGTTAGAAGCCAGTCGGAGTTTGGGTTGTAGTCCTTGGCAGAGTTTTAGAAAAGTTGCATTACCGTTGGCGCGTCCCGCGATCGTGGCTGGATTATCTCTCGCATTGATGGAAACATTGAATGATTATGCAACTGTACAGTTCTTTGAAGTGAACACCTTTACGACGGGTATTTATCGTACTTGGTTTGGAATGGGTGAAAGACTGGCAGCAACTCAATTATCAGCCTTTTTATTAATCTTTATTGTTGCCTTGATTCTGCTAGAACAATTCTCACGCGGACGCGGAAAGTACTATCAATCAAGCAGTTCGCAGGCGATTCAGAAGTATTCGCTTCAAGGATTAGCCGCGATCGCAGCTTTCTTATTTTGCATGGTTCCATTGTTACTCGGCTTCTTTGTTCCTGGTGCGTTCTTGCTGAATCTAACTTTAGAGAATTGGGAGGAAGTGTTTGATCAACGCTTTTGGACGTTTGCCAGCAATAGTTTAACAGTGTCAGGACTTGCGGCATTGGTCGCTGTGGTGGTTGGAATTATTCTGGCGTATGGTCTGAGATTAAATCGATCGCTCACGATGCGAGTAGCGGCTTACATTGCATCAATGGGCTATGCCGTTCCAGGATCAGTCATTGCGGTTGGAATCTTAGTGCCGTTTGGCTTGTTTGATAATACGATCGATAGTTGGATGCGATCGACTTTCAACCTTTCAACTGGATTGTTATTAAGTGGAACAATCTTTGCGCTGATCTTTGCTTACTTAGTTCGATTTCTCGCTCTGTCGTTTAACAGCATCGAATCTAGCCTAACGAACATTAAGCCAAGTCTAGATGATGCTTCTCGTAGCTTAGGATTTGGAGCCACAAACACATTGTTCCGCATTCACATTCCCTTGCTTTGGAAAGGTGTGTTAGCGGCTGCAATTCTAGTGTTTGTCGATGTGATGAAAGAGCTATCAGCGACCTTGATTATTCGACCGTTTAACTTTGATACGTTAGCCGTTCATGTGTACAATCTAGCTTCAGACGAACGGTTAGCAGAAGCTTCCGGATCAGCATTAGCGATCGTGCTAGTCGGATTAATTCCAGTTATTCTCCTCAGTTGGCAAATGGAGAAACCGGAATGA
- a CDS encoding ATPase, histidine kinase-, DNA gyrase B-, and HSP90-like domain protein (similar to AA sequence:cyanobase_aa:LBDG_35320), whose product MKSTHQATRVCSFTALENAARLTTQLDSRSDLSWIESSWFSAIAQQSPDLIGAVSIEGDWLCLNPSGRSMLGLTDFLPFTEMLGAPEIWNATIVPQLWECGHWCGLLAMTHHGETIWFESQWFLIREPFTNQPLGFATISRKIDPPEQETRFLADAAHELKSPLAVMSTSIDLLNNDQLSIERKQKHFRRLRSKIQQMTETLDDILMLSRSEQAELDLSEIDPVQVCAELIEEAQMNTDRHELVFSTEGSQSSIVTDEGLLQRILANLLSNSIKYSPNGGEIRCRLSIEAHQFKLEVQDSGIGIPIAEQSRLFQSFYRASNATRIAGTGLGLAIVKQCVDRLNGQIAVKSAVQVGTCFTVIIPVSPFAN is encoded by the coding sequence ATGAAGTCTACTCATCAGGCGACAAGAGTTTGCAGTTTCACGGCTCTGGAGAATGCGGCTCGTTTAACGACTCAATTAGATTCACGCTCAGATTTGAGTTGGATCGAGTCGAGTTGGTTTAGTGCGATCGCGCAACAGAGTCCCGATTTGATTGGCGCAGTGTCGATCGAGGGTGATTGGCTTTGTTTGAATCCGAGTGGTCGATCGATGTTGGGATTGACCGATTTTTTGCCATTCACTGAAATGCTAGGTGCGCCAGAGATTTGGAACGCGACGATTGTGCCGCAATTGTGGGAGTGTGGGCATTGGTGTGGACTATTGGCAATGACGCACCACGGTGAAACGATTTGGTTTGAGAGTCAATGGTTCTTGATTCGTGAGCCGTTTACCAATCAGCCGCTAGGATTTGCCACGATTAGCCGCAAGATCGATCCACCAGAACAAGAGACGCGATTTCTGGCAGATGCGGCTCATGAATTGAAATCGCCACTGGCTGTGATGTCTACTTCGATCGACTTGCTCAACAACGATCAATTGTCGATCGAGCGCAAACAGAAACATTTTCGACGATTGCGATCGAAGATTCAGCAGATGACAGAAACGCTCGATGACATTCTGATGCTGAGTCGGAGTGAACAAGCAGAATTAGATTTGAGCGAAATCGATCCGGTTCAAGTGTGTGCGGAACTGATTGAAGAAGCACAGATGAATACCGATCGACATGAGCTTGTATTTTCAACTGAAGGTTCGCAATCCTCGATCGTGACGGATGAAGGATTACTTCAGCGGATTCTCGCAAATCTTTTGTCCAATAGCATTAAGTACTCTCCGAATGGTGGAGAAATTCGCTGTCGATTGTCGATCGAGGCTCATCAGTTCAAGTTAGAAGTTCAAGATTCGGGCATTGGAATTCCGATCGCAGAACAATCAAGACTGTTCCAATCGTTTTATCGTGCCTCGAATGCGACTCGGATTGCAGGAACGGGATTGGGACTTGCCATCGTAAAACAATGTGTCGATCGACTGAACGGACAAATTGCGGTAAAAAGCGCTGTACAGGTTGGAACTTGTTTTACCGTGATCATTCCGGTTTCTCCATTTGCCAACTGA